A segment of the Triticum urartu cultivar G1812 chromosome 1, Tu2.1, whole genome shotgun sequence genome:
TTACCCTTTATGAATGCGGACTGATTAATGTCTACAATGTCTGGCATTCGTTTCCTCACCCACGATGCTAGCAAATTCACAAATAACTTGGAGAAGCTGTGTGGCAAACTTATTGGGCGAAAATCAAACACTTCGTGTGTGTCTACCTTCTTGGGGATCAGAACTATGTGTGCGCGGTTGAGTTTGTGGGATCCCCTGCCATCCCCAACGAACAGCTGGAGTAAGGCGGCCATGATGTCTCCTTTAATGATTGGCCACGCTCTGTGATAAACGCACCAATGAATTCGTCGGGCCCTGGTGCTCTGTCCGCTGGAATTTATCTAATGACTCTCCATACTTCTTCCCTGAAGATCTGATCTAGGTCGCCCAGGTCATGGGATTGAATGCCAAGGTACTCCAGGTTTAGGGTCTCGTTCCTTGCTGGCACAACTCCCAGCAAGTTTTTGAATGTTGTGAAAACACCTCTTCCGTCCGTGTTTGATCAGTAATGATCTCCTCCCCTGATGTGATGTTGGATATGAAGTTTTTTGCCCTCCTGCTGTTCTCCATTGCTTGGAAGAGTTTAGAGTTAGCATCACCATCCTTGAGCCACCTCAGCCTAGATCTTTGCCTATCAATGGTACACTCCAAGCTAGCCAGCCCCGGCAGCGATAACTTGAGCGTTCTCCTCAGCCGTAGTTCAAGGAGGTTAGGCTCCTGTTTTCTTGGGCCTTATCAAAACCGAATATCACCTAGTTAGCCACCTTCCTAAGCAGCTTGATGTTTCATGTCTGCCTCTGCCCCCATGCCTACAGGTAACTCGGCATGTTCCTGAACTGTGTATCTAACCTTTTAAAAGGATCGACGATGGAATCATCGCAAGCCCAAGCTGCACTAATGGCCTCCCCAAAGCCATCGAGTTTTGTCCAGTATAGCTCAAAACGGAAGTGGTGTGCTTCGTACTATAGTTGATGCTAGTCAAGAGGTGGAGTGGCGCATGATCCGAGGGACTAGTTGAAAAGGCGTGAAGAAGATACTTGGGGTGGGCCAGTTCCCATTCCAACAAAACCAAGACACAGTCGATCTTGGTTAGCCTAGGAGTTTCTCGCTCATTAGACCACGTGAATGTACGTCCATGCATGTACAATTCTTTGAGCTCGTGGTCGTCAACAAAGTTCTGAAATTTGGTAATCACACTTCTGTTGAGATTAGCATTATTCTTCTCTGAGGCCCGCAAGATCATGTTAAAGTCTCCTAAGACGACCCAAGGCCCTGGGCAGGCCAATCTCCTAGCATACAGCTCAGTGAGGAATTATGTTTTCAGTTCATTCACTTGTGGTTCGTAAACTACCGAGATCCACCATGAGCTGCCGTTCTTGAGGTGCACCTGGCCAGTAATGAAGTATGTCATAACATGTGATCAAAGTTAGCCTTGAAAAACGTATTTGGCCCTATGTATATAAATAGAGAAAGTACCAAATTTTAATATGAAGAAAGATTTTTTTCAGACACCCAAGAGCTTCGTGCGTCATTGCATTATTAGAACGGAAAACAACGTACAAGAGGTGTTCCGCCGATGGCGGCCAACACAACGGCTATGGTGAGGGATTGGTCAGTCCTACACCCTTAGTCAATACAACGCCAATAAGAACACCATCGTTGTCCAAAAAGAAAAACGAACACACCCAGGCTATCTTAAACTCAAATGATAAGTGTCACATGTTAGGTGTGTGGCACTCCGGTCCTATTGTTTTTCGATAGCTATTCCAATCACGTAAGGATGATGATTTTTAGTGATAGACGGCAAGTTTTTTGTCAAAAAAAAAAAACTGAAACATGAAAGTTGTCATGCTTGGCAACTAAAGTTGCCATCCTCGCGCCAGTAAACTTGCCATCGAAAACTTTGGAAGTTGTTGTGTGCTCGTATCTGACGTGTGACACTTATCAGGTTCCATCTTAAAATGCCGCACAACCCTTTTCCCATCTTCATCCATAGATCGCCCTCGATCATGATCGCAGTGTTTGAGCTGATGAATCGTGCTCGACGAGGCTTGGAAGACTATGTCGTTGCGCTCGAGCCATAGCATGAAGACGACGAAGCGCAAATGTGACAAAGTCCCACTAAGGTTGCTTCGGTAGGTGTCGGCGTGGCAGACCACCATTCCGCCAGCTCCCCGCCCTTTGGCATCCGCCCAGGCAGCATCGTCCCAGGGCCGAGGTCCAAACGGCAAGGAGTACGTGCATCCTACCATGAGGTGACCAGAAGTCTTCTGCTTCATGCCACAGAGGGAACACATCATGTGATTTGCAAGGCCATGGCGATGTCTTCTATCGACGGTCCATAGACGGATGTGGATCACGAGCCAGACTCCatttagagcatctctagcaggtCCCACAAAAACGCCTCCAACAAAACTAGTTTGTGGTTACCCATAAAACCGATTTAGGGTACCGTGCGGCATCTGGCAGAAAACATTTTCTCCTCTCATCCCTGGCCCGCTGTGCTCGAACTAAATGGCCCGAACAGCCGCCACCACTGGGACGCACACGGATGAACGAACTCAAACTCCAACTCAAACAATGTCGCCAGGCACCTCTGACCCTAGTTAGTTCAACCAAAAGAACTGAAGCTTCAAAAATAAAGTGAATTCTGCACATTTAGTTGAATTGTTGAACTAAAGAGTTAGTTCAATCAAATGAACTAAAGTTGAATTCCAAACATTTAATTGAATATAATTGAACTAAAGAGGGTCCGCTCAGGGTTCCAGTATTCCACACAGTTGACAAGCTGGGGCCAAAGGTTCCACAACAACTCCAACCATGAAGTCAACCCCAAAAGAAGCAAAATCAGAGGTTGCAAACATCTTCCAACTTTGAACAGAGAGCATTTTATCAGATAACATTTAAGATAACCGGATGAGGTCTCGAAATAGCACTTAATAAGATAAACATCCACATTACATCTAGAGGCAACCACGAGTTCGCAAATCAACAAACATCAGGCAAAACTTAAAAACGATGGTTCCAGGAACATAGTTCTATATCCTTGCAGATAACTGGCTATAGCAAAACGACTCAACGCCTCAGAATCAGGCCTTGGCAGCAGCCTGGGCAGCGGCATcccgcttcctctgctcctcAATGATGGTGAGCTTGATACCCTTGCCCTTGGGGAGGCTCACCCATGGCTTGGTGCCCTTGCCGATGGTGAACACATTGCCCAGACGGGTGGCGAACTGGTGGCCCTGGGCATCCTCAACGTGGATGGTCTCGAAGGTTCCCTTATGCTTCTCCCTGTTCTTGATCACACCAACACGCCCAGTGTTGCGCCCGCCAGTCACCATGACCACGTTACCAACGTCGAACTTGATGAAGTCAACAATCTTGTTGGTCTCCAGGTCGAGCTTGATAGTGTCATTGGCCTTGATGAGAGGGTCTGGGTAGCGGATGGTGCGGCCATCATAGGTGTTCAGGTAGGGGATGCCCTTCTGGCCGAACTGGACAGACCTGACCTTGCAGAGCTTGAACTGCACATGAAGGAAACAAAGTCAGTAGATGAATAGATAATGGTATATACTACATTTAAGGATAATAAAACAAATGACAAACTAGAATTTATCTATGCAGTATCTGAAAACAAAATTGCATCTTCAGAAAATGGAAGACAGGATTGAAACAGTTAAGCATGGTGAGCAAATAGAAAAGCAAACATACAACAGAGTGGTACAATGGTAGGCAAACAGCAAGGTCTTCATTGCAAGAGGATATCGATACTTACCCATATACAAGTAGGTTTCATAAGTACAATATAAGCAGTTCTAGATATCAGAAGGCATCAGCATTATGGAAGACCAGGATGACATTACAGAAACAGGATAGACCTAACCTTAGCATCCTCATCCCTGACAGAGTGAAGGCGGAAGCGGCCCTTGGTGTCATACAGAAGCCTGTAGTTCTCACCAGTCTTGGGAATGGAAATGATGTCTAATAGACAAAAATGAATATATCAGCAATCAAGTGACGTTAACAATCTTTGCAGAATGTGAGTTCACGTAGGATACAAATAATTCTGTTACAAGATTAGAGCATACCCATGAAACCAGCAGGGTAGGTCTTGTCAGTGCGGACCTTTCCATCAACCATGATATGACGCTGCATAAGGATAGACTGCACTTCACGGTAGGTGAGAGCATATTTCAGTCTGTTCCTCAGGATGAGGATCAGAGGAAGGCACTCCCTGGCCTTGTGAGGACCAGATGATGGCTTGGGGGCCTGAAATCAATAGACAAATCAAGTATCAGATCACTGAACAAAAACATCTTAAATGCCTGAAGAAGTACAGGATAGAAGAACTGATGCACTTACAAAAGCTCCGCCAAGCTTGTCAAGCATCCAGTGAGACGGGGCATTGAGCCTCTTCAGATGCTTCTTCAAACCCCTAGCCTGTTGACAGGTAAACAAGGACAACAATTATTGTCTTTTCGAAACATGAACAGCAAACAAGTACAGTATCCCACATTAGATCATAAACCTCACAAAAATGGTTAGATTATAAGAGATTGCTGCAAGTCTTGATGGAATATGTGTTCTACTTAGTATTCATCGAACTTAGGGTGAGTAATTTTAGCATGAAAATTGCTGGCTACAACTGTGAGCATTAGGCAGGACATCTCAAAACAAATTCTCCTCGGAAAACACTTTGGAACAAATAGAGAAGAAACGAAACTGATCTACAATCTACAACAAGATATACAAATCTGGTCAAATCATGCAGCTAAATCTTCCAAAGCCACACCGGTAGCGGCCTCTAGATCATGAATCAACGCAACGCTACATGGATTGAGAGTTGATCTATGTTAGAACAGGCATGGAACCCACTAGCAGTACACGCTACAACCCATCAACCACAGGAATCACTAGGGAAAACACGAGCAAATCTACCGAGCCAAGTAAGAGCACAAGCCACCGAATGAcctcaaccctaaccaaggacctCAACAACAGAGAGCCGGCGGCGCTACCGCATTCGAACGGAGGCGGCCACGGATCGGATCTACAAGCGAGAGGCAAGGAAGCACGCGGAGGGATGGAGATGGGGAAAGGGGCGGCGCTCACCATGGTTGCGAGCTCGGGCTAGGTCGCCGTGCTTCTCGTCTTCGGGCACCTCCGCCGCCTGCTCCTTCTCCTGTGCTACGCGCCGCCGCCGGGATGACAAAGAATGAGGGGGAAGCGAGGGGGCGAGAGAGCTTATATATATACTGCGAGGGGTAGGGTTTTAGTCCCCCCGTTCGGCTGTGTGGGCTTTCGGCCTGGTCTTGGGCTTGACACGGTTGTGGGCAGCTGGCGAACAAAAGCCCAAATCCTCCCTGTGGCTCTGGGCCATATCTCAAGAAGAAAGGGTGGGTTCTGGACCatagtttttcttttcttctctttttgAATGTAGCTCTGGTCTCTGGACCTTAGCCAACAGCGACTGATGTTAAAAAAAAAAAACTAACAGCGACTGATGTTAAAAAAAAAACTAACAgcgatttttatatcaaaaaaGAAAGGCTAACTGCGACTATTCTCAAAAAATAAGGTAACAGCGACTGATATTTCTCTCAAAAAAAACAGCGACTAGTATATGAAATTAAATTCCCAAAAAAGGATCTATTGGAAAACACTTTCTCAACACATAAAAAATATTGATAATGACTTGCCCAAGTGGACTCACCTATGGCCCATAATATATATCATTTTCAACTCTAAATTGTAATTATGATGCTTAGTGTAAGATAAAGCGTGGATTTCCAAAAACTTAGATTGTGCCCTAAAATGTATAATATGAATCAATCACGAGTGGTTTCAACACTGAGCTTTTTGGCACTACCAGGGATGATATAAATCTGAATCTCGTATTCCTATTATTTTCGTGCTCTCCGAACACCCTAATTTAACCTAATATACGTATGTTTGTTCATTCATCATTGACCTTTCAATCAACCACACGCATACGCCATCGGTTCCACTATCGATGAGTTTTAGGCATATGTCTGGTCGAGCACTTGACTTCATCTCAACTTGTTGTATCGAGATCTAAGATGAGCAACAACGACAGACACAAGGAGAACAACAACGAGAGGTATGAAGAAGTCATGGAAATGAGGTCCAATTTGGTCTAGGATCCGGATGTGTTGCTAGTCACCTTTTTCCAA
Coding sequences within it:
- the LOC125549706 gene encoding 40S ribosomal protein S4, with the protein product MARGLKKHLKRLNAPSHWMLDKLGGAFAPKPSSGPHKARECLPLILILRNRLKYALTYREVQSILMQRHIMVDGKVRTDKTYPAGFMDIISIPKTGENYRLLYDTKGRFRLHSVRDEDAKFKLCKVRSVQFGQKGIPYLNTYDGRTIRYPDPLIKANDTIKLDLETNKIVDFIKFDVGNVVMVTGGRNTGRVGVIKNREKHKGTFETIHVEDAQGHQFATRLGNVFTIGKGTKPWVSLPKGKGIKLTIIEEQRKRDAAAQAAAKA